The stretch of DNA aagtgaagcagcatttcacttgcatttcccccaacttagtctactgcatccgttgctcccaatgtggtctcctctacattggagagaccaaacgtaaactgggcgaccgctttgcagaacacctgcggtctgtccgcaagaatgacccaaacctccctgtcgcttgccattttaacactccaccctgccctcttgcccacatgtctgtccttggcttgctgcattgttccagtgaagcccaacgcaaactggaggaacaacacctcatcttccgactagggactttacagccttccggactgaatattgaattcaacaactttaggtcgtgagctccctcccccatccccaccccctttctgtttcccccttcccttttatttccaataaattataaagattttccttttcccacctatttccattatatatataaaaaaacccactagagctataccttgagtgccctaccatccattcttaattagcacattcgtttagataatatcaccaactttaattttaacacctatgtgttctattgtactattgtcgttgacatcttttgatgatctgcttctatcactgcttgtttgtccctacaaccacacacccccaccccccccctccacctctttgtctctctatctctccgccccccacacacacaccttaaaccagcttatatttcaactctttcttggactcgaacgcaagttctgtcgaagggtcatgaggactcgaaacgtcaactcttttcttctccgccgatgctgccagacctgctgagtttttccaggtaattctgtttttgttttgaaaaactTGCCTGATTTTTCTCTGCCATTTAATAGACATTGCTGCAGGGACCTTACTATTGTCCCAGTTGACGATTGTTAAATCAGTGCAGGCCTGATATCACATTGTGGATCTTCCTCATCTACATGGTTCAGTGCTAGACTGTGTGATGTCCTTACTCATTAGTCATTCAGTGAAGTACAATTAAGTATATAATCCAAATGGACCTTAATTTAAAATGTTTACTGTTGGGGGGATTTGCTTTAAACCATTTCAAGGCATTTGTTGTATTATCTATAGGGAAATTCTGCGAATTCAGTAAAATTATATtctgtcaaatttttgagataagAGAATGCTGTTTAATCTGAAAGagtgacagaaaatgctgggaatacacaGCATCAGCATTTAAAAAGAGAGGTTAATGTTTTGGATAGATACCCTTCATCAGAATAGTTTATCTAAAGAGACTGTAACCTGCTGTgtacttccaacattttctattctTAATTCTGTTCAATTTTTGTTTAAATCAGACCCACTGAAAGAAATAAAAAAGCAATCATACTTCACACTGTGTAAATATGCAGGGTTTGAAGGCACAAGAATTATAATACATGATGAGCTATTCAGTCTTGATCGACCAAAAGCTGCATTATATCATTTCAAGGCATATTATTCTGAGGTATTTATGTATAtcagatgaaatattaaaatCCATTTTGTATGCAAACCCAACACTAATGAGTTGCAAACATACTGCACTAAATTAAAAATTCTTTGCCTCTGGTATGAAAGTAATATGTCTAACCTTTCTTTGTCTGTGATTGACAGTGCAACCTACATTCTTGTAAATTTCAGTTCATACCAGTACAAACTAATTATTTGACTGGCTTGAACTGGTCCTGACTGGTACATGATGGAACATGTTAGGAATACCAAATAAGGAAAGTAAATTGGTCTTCATTTAAAGAGGCATGATACATTTCCATTTTCAAATATAGTTCAGAGCAGATCCTACTGCTCCTAAGTGAATTCTCCAGTGTGTAAGATAGGTCATAGCGATTACAAAATTCCAAAAGTAGTGCTTTTAAATTGCTGTAGAGGTATTTTCTTGCAAAATGGAAATAATGATCATGAGTATGAGGAAATCAAAAAGCAAGGGGCATTGATTAAAGATTGTCATTATTTGCTATTAATAAATTAATGAAGAATTCAGGAAAAAGCTTCTTTATGCAAAGTGGGGATAGCAAACATTTCTGGCATggactcgataggccaaatgatctccttctgtgacattatgactctatgacatgGAGTTGTTGAGAGAAATAGTATGGTTTCCTTTAAGGGGAagctacacatacacacaaggcagaattttgcccttgacatgTGGGCTCGGTGGGAGCAGTCTAGAAGCCGCCCACCGCCCGCAATTgggcccggaaggcaatttcacgctggtaggccaattaaggtccgcccagcatgaaatgcaagcagcagcgctcagcgatgcctgtgtggacagagggaggagggcgagccgGGCGAGCGTGACTTTTGCATATGTGCCCGAATgtgcacttcataatctccctgaggcacagagctgaaaatacctgaaaaattataaataaaaaaattaaaatgtaatgaaacatttcCCCCATGTGAtggagtcacatgagcagggacatgataTTAATAGAAAAATAACGTTTTCATTTgatttttgtttgcttttggaaacctcatcctgctgcttggcctttttgcctgtctgccaaccataaggttggatgggcagtgaaaaatttcttttaattaacttgttaatggccttaatagaccttttaattgttggtgggtggatTGCCAACTTTGGCGCGTACCCaacaaccgaaatatcgcgcaagtgtgtgatgacgtcaggGCGCATGCTTGTGTCAACAAGCATCATTTTGTGCTCAGTCGGGTTGGGTGTGCGGTCtcctgctgagctaaaaattttactcACAAGGAAGAAGGGTAAAGAAGGACTgattgatagggtgagatgaccaaggtgggaggaggttggtgtggagCCTTGGGGAAAGGTCATGAATTACTATTTTCAGGTTATTACATTGATTCTCTCGGGCTTTTATTTAAGAATGCTCCtggaagcactttgggacgtttTATTATGTGAAATGTAAGGATAAATTGTTGATGTTCTCTGGAgatttcactaatgtccttccaaAATTGCAGCAGGAGATCAGGAGAACCTCCCCTTCAGAATAGGGATCTGAGGTGTTTTTCTTACATTGCACTTTTCACACAGGTGCCTTCCTGATGCTTTTATTATGTTGGTGTCATAACAACATCAGTTCTGACTTGATTGTTAAACAGAAGACGTTAGTTAGACATTCTGGGAAGGAGCTGATCAGTGAGTCTTTTCTTTTGTGCAGGTCAGCCACAAGTCTTAGATTTATTTCTATAAATTGGTGAAGTcagtgagcctgaaaggaaaCAGTGCAAGAAACCCAACAAGTAAAAGCAGCTGCGGAGAGTCAGCAAGATCAAGGACAAATCTTATTTTTGTAATTTTAGATAGTAGTctaataaatagaggcatggcCAAGCACAACGCTCCAGACGAATAAACAACTTTTACCCTATGGGAACTCCAGGATACTCTGGGATGGATTTTATATTGAGATTGGGCTCCCTGCACCCCAGTTTAAATTCTGGGGTGAGCCCACCATCACTTAGCTGGCTTGCCCTGCTTTAATTCTTTGAGTGACGGCCCTTTAATTATTAAGAGGCAGGACTTCTATCTGTCTCCACGAAGAAGTCCTGTTTcgtggagctgctggccaatcggaggCTGGCAATTCTGTACACCAGCTGCACTAGcaggagcagtggccattgctggtaATGTAGATAGGGCAAGGAGATGGTGTTCAGCGATTGACCCAAACATTCCAAGTTTTTCTGAGATTTCTCCAGGGCTAGCTGACAACTCCAGGCGAGGCGGGTTGGGGGCATACTGGACAgggcaggggggaggaaggtAGCATGGGGAGGCAAAATTGTGTGGGATGGCCTACAATTGGCACTTGAGGCCAGGAAAAAGGCACCActcgccccctcccaccccacccccctttaacTGACTGGCAGCCCACGGGGTTTGCACATTGAGAACCAACCTCTCTCGCTGCCTATTAAATCAAAATCACGGCATGATGAGACCCCTAATTGGAcattaattgcctacttaagggcctcaattgggccaAGGACTGTGATCCACCCAACACCTCCCCTGCTGCTTATATGCTCACATTAagttggtgggaggtggggtggggtgggggggggtgggtgcgctGGAAGCTGATGGTGGCCCTAATATACAGGTTTACCCTGCCAACTTTCCCACCCACAGGTGGACCATATGAAACAATACttcagtgagtatagaaataggaggatagagcagatgaatacaTTGCtgcagagagagtgcaggagggaggactttagaCATCTGGTGCCTTGGGACCAGTTGTAGGCGAGGGtctagagaaaacagaggccagcaaacTGTGCACCTTcttagcccactgtcttcctctgcagcaaatgcgtAGAGACTGTGATGCCAGAGTGGGACTCCTGAGCCACATCAGGTGATGCTTAACACAAAGTTGACCACCACGACGCAAACCATCATCTTATAAGACAGACAGCAGCCAACTATGATGAGAGCCTGAGTAACTTGGGTCTAtagtctctggagtttagaagcatgagaggtgatctcattaaaacatacaaTATTCTGAAGGGGATTGACAAGGTAGACAAGTCAGACAGTTACATCTCAGCAAAACTGGAGGCTATATTGTTATGGGGATGTTTGCCAGTGCTGTTAGAATGGAAAAactaaagaaataggagcaggagtcaacTATAagccccattgagcctgctccacctttcaaaatgagcatggctaatcttgggcttcaactccaattccctgcccactccccatatcccttaattccctgagagaccaaaaatctatctatcccaaCCTTATATttactcaacaatggagcatcaacaaccatctgaggtagagaattccaaagatccgcaaccttttgaatgaagaaatttctcctaatctcatatgctgagactgtgcctcatgttctagatttcccagccaggggaaacaacctcccaaTGGAAACAACTTCAGTTGGCCcggagtgcaggagggagggctttagacatCTGGTTCCTGAGGACCAGTTGTAGGCAAGGACCTAGAGAAAACAAACCAAGAAATTGTAGAACTGATGTAATGGGTTTACCAGGTACAGGACTGCTTTGGGACTAGCAGAGAAGACTACCATGGAACAGGTCAATACCCTTCTCAATACCATAGGCAGTAGTGCAGATGATGTAATGGTCAGGCAGGATgtaaacaatgagacagtgacataTGAATAGGCTATAAAAGCATTTTGATACATATTTCATCCTTAGAAGGAACACCATTATAGAAAGAGTGAAGTTCAGTAGACGTACTCAAAGATCAGAAGAGAGTAAAGATTCCTTTATTAACAATTTATATTGGCTAGCTGAGAATATGAAGCCCTGAAAGACAAATTAATTCTGGATCACATTGTTGTAAGAGCCTTAGAGGAGACTTTGTAAGAGTTTCTGCAATGGGTGGAATATTTTGCGCTTTTGAATACTGTGTAGTTAACAAGGCAGGCAGATGTGAGAAAGAAAAATTGTGTATTTATTTGAGATGACAAGAAGATCTTGTGGAGAAAAATGGCTGACACAGTGTTATCTGTAGGGCACAGAAGTAACAGCGCACCCACTGAAAAACAGGGAAAGAACGAAGAGGCACAGTAACCATCATTATTCAGTATTCTCGCTGTGGTGGGAAAAGGCTGCACTGACGCGAAGAATGCCCCACCAGCTATCGACCATACAACTCCATGGTCCAGGAGATGTTCAACTGAAGGTCAAGGGACAGTTGGCTACAAAACCtcagtacaaaggaagataaATCACAGAAACTTTGCTGCGATCCGAAACCAATGGTGTTTACTGTTAAGCCAAAAAGCTTGCATAGGTCCACAACTCATTCATAAAGTAGAAGAATTGTTAACCTAAAAAAGACCAAAGTAATTCAGAACAGAATTTCCAAAATGGCACAGAGGTCTTGAGAAGACAGAAACAAGTGCCCTACAGTGGGAGCACCAGCACCTATAGAACCATGTGAAAACCTCGAGAAAACCAGACAGGACATTTCCCATGAACAGCAGGTAAAGGAATCACACCTCATTATCTGGAAGGGCAGCCTGCATTAAGCAAGAAACAGATGGATAAACTTGAACAAGGAAAACAACAAACAACAAACAACAGCAgacacagacctgctgagtttttccaggtaattctgtttttgttttggattttcagcatctgcagtttttttgtttttatctctgtgtttaattgactgccactgctcttcaagaaatgccttccttgaagaagttttgttcgccTCTGCGataagatttccgtatctctctttcgccttgctcaccttcattgctttccatttctctcctagtgtttgacaaggtgtttactaaaacctgctttcacagccatatctcctttctcagtgactgtctccgtctccgacttaccccatgtggatttcaactgaaattccacccctcatgtttcgaacccacccagaatTCACaattgtttagataatatcaccaacttcaacacctatgtgttcttttgttctgatgtctgtgacatcttttgatgatcttcttctatcactgcttgtttgtccctacaaccacaccaccccctccacttctaccccacccccccccccacccacttaccctaaaccagcttatatttcaccccttccttggattcacctagttctgttgaagggtcatgaggactcgaaatgtcaactcttttcttctccgctgatgctgccagacctgctgagtttttccaggtaattctgtttttgttttacattgtcATTCATTCCTGTAATAAAGCCTGAACAAGAGGACATACATTTCATTGAAAATCAAGTGTCCTGTATCTTACTGACCACAAAATTCCTACCAGCAACATCATAGAGACTAAATTAAATTTGAAAGGTACAAAAAACAGATGAAGAATGTGCTAAAATTAGGGAATACTGCATAAAAGGATAACCAGAATATGTTCCAAATAATCTCATCCTGAAGCAGTACTTCAAGCAATGAAGGCACCTCAGTGTCATAGAATGACCTGCTGATTTATGATGAGAGGTTAGTCATATTAAGAGTCCTCACACTCAAGATCCTTCAAAGAATACACCAGGAACATGTAAGCATTATAAAGTGCCGTGCTACAGCGGGAAACTCTATTTGGTAGCTAGGGATCTCAAAATCATTTGAGGAAATTATTTCGAGCTGCATCACCTGTGCAATCCATCACCAGGAGAAAAGGGAGCCACTGATGGAATCCTCATTTCCAACTAGACTGTGGGACTGTCTAAGAATGGGTGTTGTCGAGCTCAAAGGGAAGACATTCCTCACTGTTGTTGACTATTACTCCGGATGGATTGATGTTAAACGTCTTTATTGTCCCATCACTAAAATAAATTTTTGCCACACATGACACCCCAAATCTAGTCATTTCAGACAACGGCTCATAGTTTGCAAACAAATGTtttaagcagttcagagaagcctATGGATTTGTCCATACGACTAGTTCATCCAGATACCCACAAGCTAATGGAGGGGCTGAAAGAGGAGTAAGTATGGTCAAGGCTTTGTTGAAGAAAAATGACAATATCAACTTTGCACTCTTGAGCTACCATTCCAGAATGCTTTGGCTCCGTCTGAACTCCTAATGGGAAGATGATTATGGACTCAACTTCCATTtctttcacatacactcatgtCTTGTCTCAAAGCAGCAGACATAGAGAGAGTAAGGCAGGAGGAGGATGAGTATCATGCAAATGAAACCAGAAACTATAATCACCACCATAGAGTGCAGGATTTACCAgaactccaaccaggggaaacagttTGGATTCATGATGAGAAAATCAAAGGCCACAAATTGGAAAGAAACACTACATCCCCAGTCTTATCTTGTAGAGACTGAAAATGGAATAGTGAGAAAAAAGAGAAGTGCACTTGTATCTGCAAGAAGAATACCTTCAATAGAAAGGACAAGTTACCCAGAAGATCAGGAAGACGATCTGAATAGATAGCTGGCAGTCTCAGATGATTCACATACTACTCTACAAAGTTCATGGGAGGACACTGAGGACTTGAATTCCACATGTCCTCCGAGAGAGCTGAGAACATGGTTGGGCAAATTGGTGAAACCACCTCAAAGCTTTTCTCTGTGAACCAAGGATGAAGGCAGagactttgggggagatgtagggcAGCATACTGAGCTCATTGGGCGGGCGTGCACCCTActgaatgagcataaaatgacacacgatgatgtcgggcgagcgtcccgatgtcatcgtgcacttgcgcgatatttcggtcagtgggcgcacGTGGGAATTggcagcctattaaggcctttaatgaACTTTAATAAGAAATTTTTCCGTGCCTGGCCAACCTtacagcctttggattttttgtgaaacctcatccacaagcggctTGAGGTTTCGATCAGTGAATATAAAAGGTGTTTTTAAATTTCAGcctcatttctaacatgtccctgctcatgtgacacagtgacatgaggggacatgttttaaacatttttaaattctttacttactattttaaaaagcttcagctccctggggTGGGTCTATGCCCCAAGGAGCTTTTACTGCGCGCACCCGTGCGCATGTGCAAACTTTCTCAGcgctcagcctcctccaccccaccccggtaacgctgagcactgcagcacacgATTCACGCTAGCTGGCTGCTAAtttgccagccagcatgaaatcgcggttagGGACCAATCATGGGCAGCGGTCTGTTTTGTGGCCGTTCCAGCTcgcccccaccaagcccacccgacggccagaaaatcctggccgtaGCATAATGGGGTAAGGTTAAATATTTAAATAGAACAGTCTACATCATCAGAGATGTAGGGTAACATGACAACAGAATATGCTGAGAATTATTTCCATGTGAAGCCTCATGTTAAGCCTTGTACTGTACATAGCTCATAGAATGTTCAATgaaaggtaaagtttaccaacagtTTTGCCTCCAGCAGTGTCTATCAATTCTGACCAATGACAACCTCATTAAAACCCACAACAATGATAGCAGAAATACTGCTCCCGAGGACATCTATTTCACTCTTGGACATACATCAATCAGTCTACCATAAGAACTCAGGTCCTGCACCATTGCTACAGGGATTTGAGTGCACCTGCAGCAGTTAAAATTATCCTGGTTGAGAATAATCTCAGACCATCTCCTTGACACTGCATATAGGGAGGTCTGGCTGAGCCTACAtgttcagccatgtcccacagacTGGCGGGTACAAAACTGGACACACACATGATCATCCAATAAAGACTGAATGCAAACACACAACATTTCctccacaataaaggaaatgacCCTAATTCCCCTGTAGCCACAAATGCAAGCATATCAGTACAgttagctctctgactaagctagttGCAACACAAATAATGCAGACATGAATGAAGTGAAAACAGTACAATGTGCAGTATTTACAATGACAAAATGAGCATTTCTAAAACATCTGTGCTAGCTTTGTGCTCTCATGCATTCTAAAGTTTTTGCCCATGGCCACTATGTCTAGGTGCAACCCTGACATGAGGGACTGAGGTAGATGCTGCCTACTCAGTGCACTGCCCATAACCTGCGATGACCATGGCAGGCATCCTCTTGAAACATGGGGCCTTGAGGGCTTTGCCTACGGGAGCTTTCCTGCAAGGGTGCAGGGGCATTGGCCTCGGCCTCGCCTTCACAAGGCAATGGAGTCAATGGCAGTTGGAATGAGGAGTGGCCTCTCACCCTGGGGGTGTCTTGAGAGGAGGCCCCATGGGCAGCTGGCACATGCTCCTCCTTCATCTCTGGCTGCAAAAATGTCACTTCCCTTTCTCCCCGAgtagaaggagcacctggagtgaGGTCCAAATTCCTGAACCACTTCTTGCCTAGCCACTACTCTAAGGAGCCCATGGCTAAAGCAACAGGATACTGGTCAGAGTGTATATTGGTTGTCTGCTGTACCTGTCTGTCTATGGCAATCACCATtctgtccatggaggaagccaCGCACTGATATGCCTGAGACATGGAAGAACTTATGGCTTGCATGGACTTCTCCATTGTCCACACAAAGCTACAAATAATCTCTGGCATCTCTGGCATCTACCTTTCAAGGCATATCCAGGATTCTTGTGGCTATGAGCAGAGGCCCAACATCACTTGGGCTCAGCAGAGgcctggttcccagcagtcctctgagtgtccgGGGCCCTGgctgtcacaatctccctcagCTGCTGGAACATGTCTGTGTGGTCAGCAGATCTCCCAATTCAAAATGCAAAGCCTCTGTGACTCTTGTGGGTATTGCTgtgctgtggagggtgtgggagaggcaaTTGATGGTGTATCATCTGGGTGAGGGGTGCCATCATCCACAGAAGTGGGATCTTCAGTCTCCTGCTGTGGCTGTGGCCTGGGCTTAGGATCGTGAGGGCCTGTAATGGAGAACAAAAAGAAACACATTAAGGATCTGCAGAATCTATGAGTGCATCATATTTCCTTGTGTGCCTCCTGTGTGCACATATGCCAGCATCAGGTTGGATCTGTTCTCACTCTGATTTTTTTCTGATCTCGCCCCTGCAGGCATTAACCTTGCTGGGGTGCCCAgttttcttgggcagcagcacagcctggatgttgggcaggaCCCCACCCTGGGCCATGGTGACCCTTCCCTGCAGCTTGTTGAGTTCATTGTCATTCTGGATGGTGAGCTGCAGGTGGCAGGGAATGATACTGGTCTTCTTGTTGTCCTGGGTCACATTGCCAGCCAATTCAAGGATTTCGTCAGTCAGGTACTCAAGGATGGTGGCCAGGAAGACGGGGGTTCCGACTTCGAAATGCTCGGCATAGTGACCCTTGCAGAGCAGCCGCTCGATTCGGTCAACGGGGAACTG from Carcharodon carcharias isolate sCarCar2 chromosome 1, sCarCar2.pri, whole genome shotgun sequence encodes:
- the LOC121275621 gene encoding histone H2A, sperm-like, which gives rise to MPCSSRAGLQFPVDRIERLLCKGHYAEHFEVGTPVFLATILEYLTDEILELAGNVTQDNKKTSIIPCHLQLTIQNDNELNKLQGRVTMAQGGVLPNIQAVLLPKKTGHPSKALTILSPGHSHSRRLKIPLLSLPTTGPQEPDV